The region GGCAGAACGTTGACGCGGCCTTGGAGCGGACCGTCGCCTACTGGCAGGGCTGGGGCCGGCAGTGCCCGCAGAACGTCCCCTATGAACACGCGGTACGGCGTTCGCTGCTGGTCCTGCGTGCCCTGACCCATGAGGACACCGGCGGGATTGTCGCCGCTCCCACCACCTCACTGCCCGAGGCGGCAGGAGGGGACCGGAACTGGGACTACCGGTACTGCTGGCTGCGGGACGCCGCCCTGACGCTCGAAGCCATGCTGACCCACGGGTACGAGGACGAGGCCCTGCAGTGGCGCAGCTGGCTCCTCCGTGCCGTGGCAGGAGATCCGGAGGACCTGCAGATCATGTATGCCGTGGACGGGGGCCGGGAACTTCCGGAACGGATCCTCCCGCAGTTTCCCGGTTATGCGGGAGCTGCACCCGTGCGCATCGGCAACGGGGCCGTGGGGCAGTACCAGGCCGACGTCGTGGGCGAAGTGATGGTGGCCCTGGACCGGCTGCGGGACCGGGGCGTGCCGGAGGACCACTTTTCCTGGCCGCTGCAGCGGGCGCTGCTGACCTTCCTGGAAAAGCACCTGGAGGAACCGGACCGCGGCATCTGGGAGATGCGCGGGACGCCCCGGCACTTCACCCACTCGCGCGTCATGATGTGGGCTGCCTTCGACCGCGCGGCCAAGGCCGCCAGGACCTACGGCCTCGACGGGCCGGTGGAGGTCTGGGAAGGGCTGCGGGACGGACTGCGCGACGAAGTGATGGAACGCGGCTGGGATCCCGACCTGAACTCCTTCACCCAGTTCTACGGCAGCGGCACCGTGGACGCCGCCCTGCTCCAGCTGCCGCACGTGGGTTTCGTTGCCTACGACGACGAAAAAATGCTGGGCACGGTTTCCCGGCTGGAGTCGGAGCTGGTCAACGGCTCCGGACTCCTGCTGCGCTATGCCACCGAAACCGGGGTGGACGGACTGGCGGCGGGGGAGAACCCCTTCCTGGCGTGCAGCTTCTGGCTGGTGGAACAGTACGCCCACTCGGGCCGGCTCGCCGAGGCTCGGCGGCTGATGGACCAGCTGGTGGGGTACGCCAACGAGCTTGGTCTGCTCAGTGAGGAATATGATGCAGAAAACAACACCATGGCCGGCAACTTTCCGCAGGCGTTTTCCCACCTGGCCCTGGTCCGAGCAGCCGATGCAATTGCCGTTGCCGTCGCGGCACAAGTGCCGACCGCGCCATCCCGGCAGGCGGCCGTCCCCACAACCGAAGGAACCCGATGAACCGACAGACGCTCTCAGCAGCTGCCATGGCGGCCCTGCTGACCACCAGCGCCGTCAACCACTTCCGCAACCCGCGCTTCTACAACGCGGTGGTTCCGCGCAGCATCAGCACCGATACCGAGGGGAAGTTCGGTGTGCTGACCCGGCGGCAGTGGACGCACGTCAGCGGAGTCATTGAGTTCGCGGCCGCTGCCGGACTGCTGTTGCCGGCTACTCGGCGGCTGGCGGCAACGGGGACGGCGGCCATGTATGTTGCCTTCATTGCGGGGCATATCTCTGCCCTGCAGCGTGCCTTCGGCCCCCGCGGCGGGGACAAAGAGAAACTGATCCACAGTGTCCGGCTCCCGCTCCAGCTGCCGTTGATCCT is a window of Arthrobacter sp. zg-Y1171 DNA encoding:
- a CDS encoding glycoside hydrolase family 15 protein; translation: MWLSSAMASPIEDYALVSDLHTGALISRTGSMDWLCLPRFDSPSVFGALLGSSDHGRWLLAPEHPAATVTHRGYVESTFVLRTHWQTPSGAVRVTDFMPVKDRRASLTRRIEGLSGTVDMRQELEIRFDYGTVIPWVFRGWDDDGEHLSAIAGPGALVLRGPSLPEADNHRHVGRFEVRAGECVDLELTWYPSHRPVPPRQNVDAALERTVAYWQGWGRQCPQNVPYEHAVRRSLLVLRALTHEDTGGIVAAPTTSLPEAAGGDRNWDYRYCWLRDAALTLEAMLTHGYEDEALQWRSWLLRAVAGDPEDLQIMYAVDGGRELPERILPQFPGYAGAAPVRIGNGAVGQYQADVVGEVMVALDRLRDRGVPEDHFSWPLQRALLTFLEKHLEEPDRGIWEMRGTPRHFTHSRVMMWAAFDRAAKAARTYGLDGPVEVWEGLRDGLRDEVMERGWDPDLNSFTQFYGSGTVDAALLQLPHVGFVAYDDEKMLGTVSRLESELVNGSGLLLRYATETGVDGLAAGENPFLACSFWLVEQYAHSGRLAEARRLMDQLVGYANELGLLSEEYDAENNTMAGNFPQAFSHLALVRAADAIAVAVAAQVPTAPSRQAAVPTTEGTR